In the uncultured Methanobacterium sp. genome, one interval contains:
- a CDS encoding ATP-binding cassette domain-containing protein has product MNNVIIEARDVTRDFGDFRAVDKLNLKIRKGEVFGFLGPNGAGKTTSISIMVGLLRPTSGQVFINGEEVDKVKKGTIGVCPQELVLWDFLTCKESLMLMGEMYDVPKDELEKRVEKLLKDLFLTDKADTVVTKLSGGMKRRLNLAMAVVHQPEIVLLDEPSEGLDPQSRRVLWNYIRSLRDDEGKTVILTTHLMDEADRLSDRIAIIDHGKLLKLDTPTNLKKEIGEGDVVEMKLSHPEKNHEIAALLSVMEDVHSAVEVDGSLNVRAMDAVGKLPKIIDAVEKVGCHVLDLSVRQNTLEDVFIDLTGTGLRE; this is encoded by the coding sequence ATGAATAATGTTATTATTGAGGCCAGGGATGTCACCAGAGACTTCGGTGATTTCAGGGCAGTGGATAAACTCAATCTAAAAATAAGAAAAGGAGAAGTCTTTGGTTTTTTAGGCCCCAACGGTGCAGGAAAAACCACTTCCATTAGCATAATGGTGGGATTACTGCGTCCCACCAGTGGACAGGTCTTTATCAATGGTGAAGAAGTTGATAAGGTAAAAAAAGGCACAATAGGCGTATGTCCCCAGGAACTGGTGCTTTGGGACTTTTTAACCTGTAAGGAAAGCCTTATGCTCATGGGGGAAATGTACGATGTTCCCAAGGATGAACTGGAAAAAAGAGTAGAAAAACTCTTAAAAGACCTGTTTCTCACGGATAAGGCAGATACTGTTGTAACTAAATTATCAGGTGGTATGAAACGCCGCTTAAACCTGGCCATGGCAGTGGTTCACCAACCAGAAATCGTCCTTCTGGATGAACCTTCTGAAGGTCTGGATCCTCAGTCCCGCCGGGTGCTATGGAATTACATACGCAGTCTCCGGGATGATGAGGGTAAAACCGTTATATTAACCACCCACCTCATGGATGAAGCTGACCGCCTGTCGGATCGAATAGCCATCATTGACCATGGCAAACTTCTGAAACTGGACACACCCACCAACCTTAAAAAAGAGATAGGGGAAGGAGACGTGGTGGAAATGAAACTTTCTCATCCTGAAAAGAACCATGAGATTGCCGCCCTGCTTTCGGTGATGGAAGATGTGCACTCTGCAGTGGAGGTTGATGGCTCGCTCAATGTAAGGGCCATGGATGCAGTTGGTAAACTTCCTAAAATAATTGATGCAGTTGAAAAGGTAGGATGCCATGTTCTGGATCTATCGGTCCGTCAGAATACTCTGGAAGACGTGTTTATAGATTTAACTGGAACCGGACTGAGGGAGTAA
- a CDS encoding ABC transporter permease: MRFVSIAKKDLKELIRDRRGLMMILLFPMFFMLVFGFAFGGMGQENEPHNIAVVNYDTGATMPGTGEQVNFANNLTQVLQDSKYQDSDVHLFNVTQTTEADANKKLKNRDVDAQLIIPPNYSQSVVAFITSTIQQQTAPGTVNAPQANQTSTIIIRGDTSYIGFGVSQGILTGVMGQYQDKMATETQKAVLGTSGVDANSYIQSKVEGLPGTGAFTNFDFLAPGMIVFAILLLTNTVATGLTREVDKGTLTRLKLSKMTSFDLLFGGMLPWSLIAAAQVIILLAVAILIGFNWQGGLNSIILAVIVGIIGGIASISLGMIIAAFARNDKQASSLGTLISVPLSFMVGAFFQLPQMTIANLGGQSIQLYDLLPWTHVLNALRSTLTYGGGWGDISYQVVWAVLLTIILFIIGLGLFSKNRLRAEN, from the coding sequence ATGAGGTTTGTAAGCATAGCTAAAAAAGATTTAAAGGAACTTATCAGGGACCGCAGAGGTCTGATGATGATACTCCTCTTTCCAATGTTCTTCATGCTGGTTTTCGGCTTTGCCTTTGGAGGAATGGGACAGGAAAACGAACCACACAACATAGCAGTGGTTAACTACGATACCGGGGCAACCATGCCCGGCACCGGGGAACAGGTGAACTTCGCAAACAACCTGACCCAGGTATTACAGGACTCCAAGTATCAGGACAGTGATGTACATCTATTTAACGTCACCCAGACCACAGAAGCTGATGCTAATAAAAAACTAAAAAATAGAGATGTTGATGCCCAACTCATCATACCACCCAACTATTCCCAGTCTGTGGTGGCATTCATTACCAGTACCATACAGCAGCAGACTGCTCCGGGCACGGTAAATGCACCCCAGGCCAACCAGACCTCCACAATTATCATACGTGGTGACACCAGCTACATTGGATTTGGAGTCTCACAGGGAATATTAACCGGTGTTATGGGACAGTATCAGGATAAAATGGCCACTGAAACACAGAAGGCAGTGCTTGGAACATCAGGAGTCGATGCCAACAGTTACATCCAGAGCAAGGTAGAAGGCCTTCCAGGAACCGGAGCATTCACTAACTTTGACTTCCTGGCACCGGGAATGATCGTATTTGCCATACTGCTTTTAACCAACACTGTAGCCACAGGCCTAACCAGGGAAGTGGATAAAGGAACACTCACCCGACTTAAACTCTCTAAAATGACTTCTTTCGATCTTTTATTTGGAGGTATGCTCCCCTGGTCCCTTATTGCTGCAGCACAAGTGATAATCCTCCTGGCAGTGGCCATACTCATAGGTTTTAATTGGCAGGGTGGTTTAAACTCCATTATACTGGCAGTAATAGTGGGAATAATTGGGGGAATTGCTTCCATATCCCTGGGAATGATCATAGCGGCCTTTGCCCGTAACGACAAGCAAGCATCCAGCCTGGGAACACTCATAAGTGTGCCTTTATCCTTCATGGTTGGAGCATTTTTCCAACTACCTCAAATGACCATTGCCAATTTAGGAGGACAGTCCATCCAGTTATATGACCTACTACCCTGGACCCACGTGCTCAACGCCCTAAGATCTACCCTCACCTATGGTGGAGGCTGGGGTGACATTTCATACCAGGTGGTATGGGCAGTCCTGTTAACCATAATCTTATTCATAATTGGTCTGGGATTGTTTTCAAAAAATAGATTAAGGGCTGAAAACTAA
- a CDS encoding class I SAM-dependent methyltransferase codes for MSTEKHGHQHHGKSTRDILDPTRVLGAIGLDEGQIFMDAGCGDGFISLAASEIVKEKGKVYALDAYQPSLDGLRSEINELDIGNMELILADMTIAIPLEDNLVDVCAMANVLHGFASEGTLEPVLSEIRRVLKPGGTFAVVEFIKADGPPGPSYDVRLTPEDVEKILEEHGFTISGTAEVGKYHYLVKSFKK; via the coding sequence ATGTCAACAGAAAAACATGGTCACCAACATCACGGTAAATCCACCAGGGATATTTTGGATCCTACCCGTGTTCTAGGTGCCATTGGATTGGATGAAGGTCAGATATTCATGGATGCGGGTTGTGGGGATGGGTTCATCTCCCTGGCTGCATCAGAAATAGTTAAAGAAAAGGGAAAGGTCTATGCACTGGATGCTTACCAGCCCAGCCTTGATGGTTTAAGAAGTGAGATCAATGAACTTGACATTGGAAACATGGAACTCATACTGGCTGATATGACCATAGCCATCCCTTTGGAAGATAACCTTGTTGATGTTTGTGCCATGGCTAATGTACTGCATGGGTTTGCCAGTGAAGGTACATTGGAACCAGTTTTAAGTGAGATTAGAAGGGTTTTAAAGCCAGGTGGTACTTTTGCGGTGGTGGAGTTCATCAAGGCTGATGGACCTCCTGGACCCTCCTATGATGTTCGTTTAACCCCGGAAGATGTGGAGAAAATCCTGGAAGAACATGGATTCACCATAAGTGGAACCGCGGAAGTTGGCAAATACCATTACCTGGTTAAATCCTTTAAGAAATGA
- a CDS encoding PQQ-binding-like beta-propeller repeat protein produces the protein MSEYLKKVILFMVFTVMICVLASGAVSADDSSSANLTNNTTNGTTGTDLKNTGQSNYTGPQVNTTLWNYTTGGSITSPSPAIGSDGTIYAGSSDGKLYALNPDGSVKWTYATGGAVYSPIVGPNGIIYFGSYDKFVYALNPDGTLKWKYKTHGNILCRPTVGSDGTVYVGSCDSNLYALNPDGTLKWSYTTEYPVRDINGGPAIGSDGTIYVESGGDFGKIYALNPDGTLKWYCIVGQYSDGPPIIGSDGTIYVSGYDNTLYALNPDGTPKWNYYTGGGTSYTPIGGLAISADGTIYFGNYDGIFFAINSNGTQKWNYTLGGRVYGSPTVGSDGNIYVGSYDCKMYAFSSNGTLLWTYTTNGAIYGSATIGANDTLYFGSDDKNIYAIANTVCRANQTNGGAPLTVQFNASDVSPGSWSWDFGDGNTSTDQNPIHTYLNPGFCNVTLTVTRSNGQTRTVKFPQYIKAYYSPVSNFTANTPWGSVPGVDAAVHNQIQFKDVTTNVPTSWYWEFGDGTYSTEQNPTHAYTNTGTYTVKLTATNPGGNSTYSIIIQVLGTISANSTLTDGTYNTTQTVNLTSDDSTATIYYTDDTTDPRTSSTRVKYAGPISISKTTTLRYAAVISTGKWSPLYLQNYVIGTGGLINSSSPTYQGNNNNTGQSGYSGPQTNNTNWNNSVINPLQDTNVVIGSDGTIYSGSSNGYLYALFPTGVIKWFYYTGSSLQVTTPTIGTDGTIYILGSGYLHAIATDGTLKWKVQVYSSDKIAPKIGTDGTIYIVSHDNSGFLDTALYAINPNGTIKWNTTIADASIANGNLAIGSDGTIYVPGTTFYAVNPDGTIRWTYAFLDHQYSSPSIGPDGTIYLLGYSGTYKSKVAALYAFNPDGTVKWTYNTKTANYGTVAVGSDGTLYLLDAGNLIAINPNGTKKWNCSVNAYLCSPLIGADGIIYCGLSAVSPNGTILWSYTGVTSNSNPVIAPDGTLYIGTTKGLYAFRDVAAKFSYTTGTNPLVTQFNDASTNATTWKWNFGDGSSSTLQNPTHTYSKSGQYMVTLEALTPEGILKAAQIVTISDITSPTVIISPNGGAFNTTFNVTLNATDDSGNQTVYYTTDGSDPRTSSTRGIYTAPVGVTDTVTLKYAAVDSSGNWSPVYRETYTKSEVISGVIVYVQDASHYTGSLNDEVQSILDNAASGSNIVFLGQLYENLHLVLNKQLNLISNVGTKISLSNSSIVFLINGTQASGTTIKGFIIINTGSGSGIVVNNTNNVTISNSQISSTRGTAVQVNGSTNTTIRSSSIHDSTTGISVSGSTGTQVNDSNIYNNTNGLLIENSENTSTNQNQITGNTKNGVSVSNSNNTTINSNTIKKNGNTQTNGNGIYLENSTNINIGFNEINENFYGITANNVTNAHIYNNTISDNARDGILLTKLVKNITLESNTIQRNDNGINVDCENENVSILTNLITDNTKKAPGPKPQHGNGVLLGNNYKHSETFFINHNVLRNNSNLDFQSCGAAGIYIRGSNWMGSYCKKVYYDPQMILTLLRTNTNAFTAVFYDGVKTTEEVIGIPKMSGTFSTGAFSWLADMVNGRSTTTTDTTNGGQISYTLLGSKVTIEYNAPITDLDGPNNGGSDPGPTGPGDTPSSSSTGPGSGSGSGSGSGNGASSGSASAVGATAAASAAGSSGSSGQGQSSKTVQELIADEVTKNTNVWAIIGVILLLVLVLGAYYRKDISNMIRKSKK, from the coding sequence ATGAGTGAATATTTGAAAAAAGTGATTTTATTCATGGTTTTTACTGTGATGATATGTGTTTTAGCAAGTGGTGCTGTAAGTGCAGATGATTCGTCTTCTGCAAACCTTACAAATAACACTACCAACGGAACTACTGGAACTGACCTAAAAAATACAGGTCAATCAAATTACACAGGTCCGCAGGTTAACACCACTCTATGGAATTACACCACTGGCGGTTCTATAACTAGTCCGAGTCCTGCAATTGGTTCTGATGGAACCATTTACGCCGGAAGTAGTGATGGTAAACTTTATGCTTTGAATCCTGATGGGTCTGTCAAATGGACATACGCAACCGGTGGGGCTGTATACAGTCCAATAGTTGGTCCTAATGGTATTATTTACTTTGGGAGCTACGATAAGTTTGTGTATGCTTTGAATCCTGATGGAACGCTGAAATGGAAATACAAAACCCATGGAAACATTTTATGCAGGCCAACAGTTGGTTCTGATGGCACTGTTTATGTGGGAAGTTGTGACAGCAATTTGTACGCTTTGAACCCTGATGGAACCCTCAAATGGAGTTATACCACTGAATATCCTGTTCGAGATATTAATGGTGGTCCAGCTATAGGATCCGATGGAACCATCTATGTGGAAAGTGGTGGAGATTTTGGTAAGATATATGCTTTGAATCCTGATGGAACCCTCAAATGGTACTGCATCGTTGGACAATACTCAGATGGTCCGCCCATAATTGGTTCTGATGGTACTATTTATGTTTCAGGTTATGATAACACATTATATGCCTTGAATCCTGATGGAACACCTAAATGGAACTATTACACTGGGGGAGGCACATCTTATACTCCAATTGGGGGTTTGGCCATCAGTGCTGATGGTACAATTTACTTTGGAAATTATGATGGCATATTCTTTGCTATAAATTCCAATGGAACCCAAAAATGGAATTATACTCTTGGTGGGCGTGTATATGGTTCACCAACAGTTGGATCCGATGGAAACATCTATGTGGGAAGTTATGATTGCAAAATGTATGCTTTCAGTTCCAATGGAACACTCCTGTGGACTTACACCACCAATGGGGCTATCTATGGTTCTGCAACCATAGGTGCAAACGATACACTCTACTTCGGAAGCGATGATAAAAACATATATGCCATCGCAAACACGGTTTGTAGAGCAAATCAAACCAATGGAGGAGCTCCTTTAACTGTTCAGTTCAATGCTTCCGATGTTTCTCCGGGCTCATGGTCATGGGACTTCGGAGACGGAAACACCAGCACAGACCAAAATCCGATCCATACTTACCTTAATCCGGGGTTTTGCAACGTCACCCTAACTGTGACCAGAAGTAATGGACAAACACGCACTGTGAAATTTCCACAGTACATAAAGGCTTATTATTCGCCTGTGTCCAATTTTACAGCTAACACACCATGGGGATCAGTTCCTGGTGTTGATGCAGCTGTTCACAACCAGATACAGTTCAAGGATGTCACTACCAATGTTCCAACATCATGGTACTGGGAGTTTGGTGATGGAACATATAGTACAGAGCAAAACCCAACCCATGCCTACACTAACACCGGAACTTACACAGTCAAATTAACAGCAACTAACCCTGGTGGTAACAGCACATATTCCATTATTATTCAAGTATTGGGAACTATATCTGCAAATAGTACTCTTACCGATGGAACATACAATACTACGCAAACAGTGAATTTAACCAGTGATGATTCTACAGCAACTATCTATTACACTGATGATACTACAGACCCCAGAACAAGCAGTACGCGGGTAAAATATGCTGGACCAATCAGTATAAGCAAGACTACAACACTAAGATATGCCGCAGTTATTTCTACAGGAAAATGGAGTCCACTTTACCTGCAGAATTATGTGATTGGAACTGGAGGATTAATTAATTCTTCTAGCCCCACTTACCAGGGTAACAATAATAACACAGGACAATCTGGATACTCAGGCCCACAAACAAATAACACAAACTGGAACAACAGTGTAATAAACCCTCTGCAGGATACGAATGTAGTTATTGGATCCGATGGCACAATTTACAGTGGAAGTTCTAATGGTTACTTATATGCACTTTTCCCAACAGGAGTAATAAAATGGTTTTATTACACCGGGAGCTCATTGCAGGTTACCACTCCAACTATAGGAACAGATGGAACCATCTATATTCTTGGATCTGGTTATTTACATGCAATAGCAACTGATGGAACATTGAAATGGAAAGTTCAGGTTTATTCATCTGATAAAATTGCACCAAAAATTGGAACAGATGGAACTATTTACATTGTAAGCCATGACAACAGTGGTTTCCTTGACACGGCATTATATGCAATAAACCCGAATGGAACAATTAAATGGAACACAACCATCGCCGATGCAAGTATTGCAAATGGTAATCTGGCCATAGGATCCGATGGAACTATTTACGTTCCAGGTACTACTTTCTACGCAGTAAATCCCGATGGAACTATAAGGTGGACATACGCATTTCTTGATCATCAGTATTCGTCTCCATCTATAGGTCCAGATGGAACCATATACTTGCTGGGTTATAGTGGCACTTACAAAAGTAAAGTTGCTGCTTTGTATGCATTTAACCCGGATGGAACAGTTAAATGGACTTACAATACAAAAACTGCGAACTATGGTACTGTGGCTGTAGGATCAGATGGAACTCTGTACCTCCTGGATGCAGGTAACTTAATTGCTATAAATCCAAATGGAACCAAAAAATGGAATTGCAGTGTTAACGCTTATCTCTGCTCTCCACTAATTGGTGCAGATGGAATTATATACTGTGGTCTTTCAGCAGTAAGTCCCAACGGAACAATCCTCTGGAGTTACACTGGTGTCACATCAAATAGTAATCCAGTCATTGCTCCTGATGGAACTTTGTACATTGGAACCACCAAGGGATTATATGCTTTCCGTGATGTTGCAGCCAAGTTCAGTTACACAACCGGCACAAATCCACTGGTTACGCAGTTCAACGATGCCTCAACCAATGCTACGACTTGGAAATGGAATTTTGGGGATGGATCAAGTTCAACCCTACAAAATCCAACACATACCTACAGCAAATCAGGCCAGTACATGGTTACTTTAGAGGCTCTAACTCCAGAAGGTATTCTTAAAGCTGCTCAGATAGTTACAATCAGTGATATCACATCTCCAACGGTGATCATAAGTCCCAATGGGGGTGCTTTCAACACAACATTTAATGTAACTTTGAATGCTACTGATGACAGTGGTAATCAGACTGTTTACTACACTACCGATGGCAGTGACCCACGAACTAGCAGCACTAGGGGTATCTATACAGCTCCAGTTGGTGTAACTGATACCGTAACACTCAAATATGCTGCAGTAGACTCTTCTGGTAACTGGAGTCCCGTCTACAGGGAGACTTATACCAAGTCGGAGGTCATATCTGGTGTTATTGTGTATGTTCAGGATGCTTCGCACTACACTGGCTCACTGAATGATGAGGTACAATCAATACTGGATAATGCTGCATCTGGAAGTAACATAGTATTCCTGGGACAACTTTATGAAAATCTGCATCTGGTCCTCAATAAACAGTTAAACCTGATAAGTAACGTGGGAACAAAGATATCTCTATCTAATTCCTCTATTGTGTTTTTAATAAACGGAACTCAAGCTTCCGGGACCACTATTAAAGGTTTCATTATTATTAACACCGGTTCAGGTTCAGGAATAGTTGTAAACAACACCAATAACGTGACTATTTCCAATAGTCAGATAAGTTCAACTCGTGGAACAGCAGTTCAAGTGAATGGAAGTACCAACACCACCATCAGAAGCAGTTCTATACATGATTCTACTACAGGAATCAGTGTTTCAGGAAGTACAGGGACTCAAGTAAACGACAGCAACATTTACAACAATACTAATGGATTACTCATAGAAAACAGTGAAAACACAAGTACCAATCAGAACCAGATTACAGGTAACACTAAAAACGGAGTATCTGTTAGTAACTCCAACAACACCACCATCAACAGTAACACCATCAAGAAAAATGGGAACACACAAACCAATGGAAACGGAATATACCTGGAAAACTCAACCAACATAAACATTGGCTTCAACGAGATCAACGAAAACTTCTATGGAATAACAGCCAACAACGTAACCAATGCCCACATCTATAACAACACCATCTCTGACAATGCCCGTGACGGGATACTACTAACCAAATTAGTGAAAAACATTACCCTGGAGAGCAACACCATACAGCGTAATGATAATGGAATTAACGTAGACTGTGAAAACGAAAACGTGTCCATACTTACTAATTTAATCACTGACAACACCAAAAAAGCACCAGGACCCAAACCACAGCATGGAAATGGAGTTTTACTTGGAAACAACTATAAACATTCAGAAACGTTCTTCATAAACCATAATGTACTCCGTAACAATAGTAATTTGGACTTTCAGTCATGTGGTGCTGCCGGAATCTACATCCGTGGTTCCAACTGGATGGGAAGCTACTGTAAAAAGGTTTACTATGATCCTCAGATGATACTCACTTTACTCCGTACAAACACTAATGCATTCACGGCTGTGTTTTATGATGGTGTAAAAACTACTGAAGAAGTCATAGGGATTCCTAAAATGTCAGGAACATTTAGTACTGGTGCCTTTTCATGGTTAGCTGACATGGTCAATGGTAGATCAACAACTACTACTGATACTACTAATGGAGGCCAGATAAGCTATACTCTACTTGGTTCTAAGGTAACTATTGAATACAACGCCCCTATAACGGATCTAGATGGACCTAATAATGGTGGTTCTGATCCTGGACCTACTGGTCCCGGTGATACGCCAAGTAGTTCCTCTACTGGCCCAGGGTCTGGTTCAGGCTCCGGTTCAGGATCTGGTAATGGTGCATCTTCAGGTTCTGCTTCAGCCGTAGGCGCTACAGCAGCAGCATCTGCAGCAGGAAGCAGTGGATCATCTGGCCAAGGGCAAAGTTCAAAAACAGTTCAAGAGTTAATTGCTGATGAAGTAACCAAAAATACAAATGTTTGGGCAATCATTGGAGTTATTCTGCTCTTAGTCCTGGTTTTAGGAGCCTACTATCGGAAAGATATCTCGAATATGATCCGGAAATCCAAAAAATAA
- a CDS encoding archaeosine tRNA-ribosyltransferase: MLEIKLHDGPARQGKYQATETPNILQFTQESMVPDEPMPYDVPREMAEWSVKNTIENAQNGDVNQIAVLHGAKYPDLRLECASALEELGYRLFLVANPEELIRKPQDLLKIITSLRENMSPNSALFFPFVELNFIPLLVYLGVDFFGDSSADFYAQIGTITTPHGNYDLQQYPIYDFTPEELKKYNRDSLDFVLREVRAHIQNGTLRNLVEERCCSSPEAMSALRILDRDYEDFVDSYTPLY, encoded by the coding sequence ATGTTAGAAATAAAATTACACGACGGACCGGCAAGGCAGGGAAAATACCAGGCCACAGAAACTCCAAACATTTTACAATTTACTCAGGAGTCCATGGTTCCAGATGAACCCATGCCTTATGATGTGCCTCGAGAAATGGCTGAATGGTCTGTGAAAAACACCATAGAAAATGCACAAAATGGTGATGTTAACCAGATAGCAGTGCTTCATGGTGCTAAATATCCGGATCTTCGCCTGGAATGTGCCAGTGCACTGGAAGAATTGGGTTATCGGCTTTTTCTGGTGGCAAACCCCGAAGAACTTATAAGAAAACCCCAGGATCTTCTGAAGATAATCACCAGTCTACGGGAGAATATGAGCCCAAATTCAGCATTATTTTTCCCATTTGTAGAGTTGAATTTCATTCCTTTACTGGTCTATCTTGGTGTGGATTTCTTTGGAGATTCCAGTGCAGATTTTTATGCCCAGATAGGGACAATAACCACTCCTCACGGTAATTATGACCTCCAACAATATCCTATATACGATTTTACTCCAGAAGAATTGAAAAAATACAATCGAGACTCTCTGGACTTTGTGTTGAGAGAAGTGAGAGCCCATATACAAAACGGTACCCTGCGTAATCTGGTGGAAGAGCGATGCTGTTCTTCTCCTGAGGCAATGTCTGCTTTAAGGATTTTAGATCGGGATTATGAGGATTTTGTGGATAGTTACACGCCACTGTATTAA
- the hdrC gene encoding CoB--CoM heterodisulfide reductase subunit C, with protein MSFLDRLKNVFSGGEGPEKKDQSAKSDTEKPPVEKETTIQETAKDKPKSETSITEEDSSKTTTAKTQETEKAKESKHDTEIQKEIKPEMAEAEKPVKAKDKSKKERSEKMTLLQTDENLITRADVDEDFKQSIMDAGAESVAVCFQCGTCTGACPSGRRTPYRIRGVVRRAVMGLKEDVISDDSIWMCTTCYECQERCPRGIKIVDIVKIIRNQAAAAGYMAPAHKMTGLFVTKTGHGVPINDATMALRKSVGLDELPPTTHQFPEALEEVQTIIKATGFDNLIGYNWETGELE; from the coding sequence ATGAGCTTTTTAGATCGCTTAAAAAACGTATTTAGTGGCGGAGAAGGGCCAGAAAAGAAAGATCAATCAGCAAAATCAGATACTGAAAAGCCCCCGGTTGAAAAAGAAACAACAATACAAGAGACAGCCAAAGATAAACCAAAATCAGAGACTTCAATCACTGAGGAAGATTCCTCCAAAACAACAACTGCAAAAACACAAGAAACAGAAAAAGCAAAAGAATCAAAACATGATACAGAGATTCAAAAAGAAATTAAACCGGAAATGGCTGAAGCTGAAAAACCAGTGAAAGCAAAAGATAAGTCAAAAAAAGAAAGGAGTGAAAAAATGACTTTACTGCAAACTGATGAAAACTTAATTACCCGTGCAGATGTGGATGAAGATTTCAAACAATCAATCATGGACGCTGGCGCAGAATCAGTGGCCGTATGTTTCCAGTGCGGTACCTGTACTGGTGCCTGCCCATCAGGAAGGAGAACCCCTTACCGAATAAGAGGAGTAGTCCGAAGGGCCGTAATGGGATTAAAAGAAGATGTAATATCCGACGATTCCATCTGGATGTGTACTACCTGTTACGAATGTCAGGAAAGATGCCCACGAGGAATTAAAATTGTGGATATTGTGAAGATCATACGAAACCAGGCTGCAGCAGCCGGATACATGGCACCTGCACACAAAATGACTGGATTATTCGTTACCAAAACCGGCCACGGTGTGCCAATCAACGATGCTACCATGGCACTGAGAAAAAGTGTTGGTCTGGATGAACTACCACCAACTACCCACCAGTTCCCAGAAGCACTGGAAGAAGTACAAACAATAATCAAAGCCACAGGTTTCGACAACCTCATAGGCTACAACTGGGAAACCGGAGAACTAGAATAA
- the hdrB gene encoding CoB--CoM heterodisulfide reductase subunit B: MAFAYFLGCIMNNRYPGIEKATRIMFDNLDIELQDMEGASCCPAPGVFGSFDRTTWAAIAARNITIAEDQGNDIMTECNGCFGSLFETNHLLHEDEEMKEKINGVLAEAGREYKGEINVRHFAEILYNDVGLDKLSEAVTNPLNLNVAVHYGCHFLKPSAEIDIDDPIKPTILDELVEVTGAKSVPYKDKMMCCGAGGGLRSRDLDVTLSFTREKLQNMKEAGVDAIVNVCPFCHLQFDVGQTEVNKAYGDNWDIPVFHLAQLYGLAMGVSKEDLTVDAHQISTDPALAKLDEITGGE, encoded by the coding sequence ATGGCATTCGCATATTTCTTAGGATGTATAATGAACAACAGGTACCCTGGAATTGAAAAAGCAACCAGGATCATGTTTGACAATCTGGACATCGAACTACAGGACATGGAAGGTGCATCATGCTGCCCCGCACCAGGAGTATTCGGCTCATTCGACCGAACCACCTGGGCTGCCATAGCCGCCAGGAACATAACCATTGCTGAAGATCAGGGTAATGACATCATGACTGAATGTAACGGATGTTTCGGATCACTATTTGAAACCAACCATTTGCTCCACGAAGATGAAGAAATGAAGGAAAAGATCAATGGTGTCCTAGCAGAAGCTGGCCGTGAATACAAAGGGGAAATTAACGTTAGACACTTCGCTGAAATTCTCTACAACGATGTAGGACTGGACAAACTATCAGAAGCAGTCACAAACCCACTAAACCTCAACGTTGCAGTACACTACGGCTGCCACTTCCTCAAACCAAGTGCAGAAATCGACATCGATGACCCAATCAAACCAACCATCCTTGATGAACTGGTGGAAGTTACCGGAGCAAAATCCGTACCATACAAAGATAAAATGATGTGCTGTGGAGCAGGTGGAGGGCTACGTTCCCGTGATCTCGACGTAACCCTATCATTCACCCGTGAAAAACTCCAGAACATGAAAGAAGCAGGAGTAGATGCAATAGTTAACGTTTGCCCATTCTGCCACTTACAGTTCGACGTGGGACAGACCGAAGTAAACAAAGCCTACGGTGACAACTGGGACATCCCTGTTTTCCACCTGGCACAGCTCTACGGACTGGCAATGGGAGTCAGCAAAGAAGACCTCACAGTCGATGCTCACCAGATCAGCACTGACCCTGCCCTTGCAAAACTGGATGAAATTACCGGTGGAGAATAA
- a CDS encoding DUF749 domain-containing protein: MFVATLAGVFKFTELPEKYGPFVQYKASLEDKTIKNTDDIAILDISGTESVHVLFLGSYKSLKEIDEELKAVDTKLNHSSRSVLEGYL, encoded by the coding sequence TTGTTCGTAGCTACTCTAGCTGGAGTATTCAAATTCACGGAATTACCGGAAAAATACGGTCCTTTTGTACAGTACAAAGCATCATTAGAAGATAAAACAATTAAAAATACTGATGACATAGCCATCCTGGATATTAGTGGTACTGAAAGTGTGCATGTATTGTTTTTAGGCTCCTATAAAAGTTTAAAAGAAATCGATGAGGAGCTTAAGGCAGTTGATACCAAACTCAACCACAGTTCTAGAAGTGTTCTGGAAGGTTACTTATGA